Proteins found in one Pontibacter sp. SGAir0037 genomic segment:
- a CDS encoding DUF4212 domain-containing protein: MLDKKEKMQAYWRSNVRIVLTLLAIWFTVSYIFGILLVDELNQFRLGGFKLGFWFAQQGAIYCFVLIIFIYVWLMNRLDKKYGVHED; this comes from the coding sequence ATGTTAGATAAAAAAGAAAAGATGCAGGCCTATTGGCGCAGCAACGTTCGAATTGTGCTTACGCTGCTGGCCATCTGGTTTACTGTTTCCTACATATTCGGTATTCTGCTGGTAGACGAACTGAATCAGTTCAGGCTAGGAGGCTTTAAACTGGGCTTCTGGTTTGCACAGCAAGGAGCCATCTACTGCTTTGTGCTCATCATATTTATATATGTCTGGTTGATGAACCGGCTGGATAAAAAATACGGTGTTCACGAAGACTAA
- a CDS encoding OmpA family protein translates to MFIWLGLYLLLPLTGISQKKHALLNPVNHSKTLKTPHSRFTAFDFPNLNKVNFYSAPKKLDAIYKYEKRKEYALALPLLEEYVFNFGVENFYKDTYLLWRLGQLYERQQEQEKAKALYRLVLKHHRADVREVKSYYDSLEANSKDYYVPLHYYYEMVEYRKTIAAFQPPKGVYTNMGDNINSSAADYGPAMHSNDNLLIFTSKRNTIGINGRINEDLFYTRKTSNGWEKAQSFGKPINSIYNEGSACLSRDGNTLYFARCDAPDGLGNCDIYVATKQKDGSWGNIENLGPNVNSSAWDSQPTLSTKEDTLYFASDRLDGFGLSDIYFTYKTRNGEWAPAQNMGPVINTRGSEVSPFFHPLYQVLYFSSTGHLYNFGDFDIYRSHRVRGKWQEPINVGPLVNGRGSEYYFAIDAASKNLFYARSEADDLQNLDLYSFPLPMEAHPLAVTKVQGMLLDSVNNKPLTGIISVIDLDNGVEISSKYARPDGSFEFNLIKDSRYMLIIESPDFFTYEREISLQQDTALHIIPTLINHKLPLVFKAIEFDKNQAQIKDSMRPVLDEVALFLINNPNYNLEIGGHTDMLGDNTINLALSQSRADAIKAYIEEKARLKSDGRIEAFGYGSSKPLREELTDEDRRINRRVEFKLLKREQQAIAK, encoded by the coding sequence ATGTTCATATGGTTAGGTCTCTACCTGCTCCTTCCTCTTACTGGAATAAGCCAGAAAAAGCACGCCCTGCTTAACCCGGTAAACCATAGTAAGACCTTAAAAACACCACATTCCCGATTCACAGCATTCGATTTCCCTAACTTAAACAAGGTTAATTTCTATTCTGCTCCCAAAAAGCTCGATGCCATCTATAAATATGAGAAACGCAAAGAATATGCGCTGGCCCTGCCGCTTCTGGAAGAATATGTGTTCAATTTCGGAGTAGAAAACTTTTATAAAGATACATACCTGCTATGGCGCCTCGGCCAGCTGTATGAACGGCAGCAGGAGCAGGAAAAAGCGAAAGCCTTATACCGCTTGGTCCTAAAGCATCATCGGGCGGACGTGCGCGAAGTAAAGTCTTATTATGACTCGCTGGAGGCAAACAGCAAAGACTATTATGTACCGCTCCATTACTATTACGAAATGGTGGAATACCGGAAGACCATTGCTGCCTTTCAGCCTCCTAAAGGAGTATACACCAATATGGGGGACAACATTAACTCCTCTGCCGCTGACTATGGTCCCGCCATGCACTCTAATGATAACCTGCTTATATTTACCTCAAAGCGAAACACAATTGGTATAAACGGCAGAATAAACGAAGACCTTTTTTATACCAGGAAAACAAGCAACGGCTGGGAAAAAGCACAATCGTTCGGGAAACCAATAAACAGCATTTACAACGAAGGTTCGGCCTGCTTAAGCCGTGACGGCAACACCTTGTATTTTGCTCGCTGCGATGCGCCAGACGGACTGGGCAACTGCGATATTTACGTGGCTACCAAACAAAAAGACGGCAGCTGGGGAAATATAGAGAACCTGGGTCCTAACGTGAACAGCTCTGCCTGGGATTCTCAGCCTACACTTTCAACAAAAGAAGATACCCTTTATTTCGCCTCCGACCGCCTCGACGGCTTTGGCTTATCAGATATTTACTTTACCTATAAAACCCGAAATGGAGAATGGGCGCCAGCTCAAAATATGGGACCGGTTATTAACACGCGCGGCAGCGAAGTCAGTCCTTTCTTTCATCCGCTCTACCAAGTGCTTTACTTCAGTTCGACAGGCCATCTGTATAACTTCGGCGACTTTGATATTTATAGAAGCCACCGCGTTCGTGGCAAATGGCAGGAACCCATTAATGTGGGTCCGCTGGTAAACGGACGAGGCAGCGAATACTATTTTGCGATAGATGCGGCCTCCAAAAACCTCTTTTATGCACGTTCCGAAGCCGATGACCTGCAGAACCTGGACCTGTACTCTTTCCCGCTGCCAATGGAGGCGCACCCGCTGGCTGTAACGAAAGTACAGGGCATGCTCCTCGATTCGGTAAACAATAAGCCTCTTACAGGAATTATCTCTGTAATTGACCTAGACAATGGCGTGGAAATTTCATCTAAATATGCCCGTCCGGATGGCTCTTTCGAATTTAACCTGATAAAAGATTCACGCTACATGCTGATTATCGAGAGCCCCGATTTCTTTACCTACGAACGAGAAATTTCGCTGCAACAGGATACAGCGCTGCACATTATCCCTACTCTTATCAACCACAAGCTTCCTTTAGTCTTCAAAGCTATTGAGTTCGACAAAAACCAGGCGCAGATAAAAGACAGCATGCGTCCTGTACTGGACGAAGTAGCCTTGTTTTTAATTAACAATCCTAACTACAATCTGGAGATTGGCGGCCATACCGATATGCTGGGCGATAACACAATAAACCTGGCACTATCCCAAAGCCGGGCAGACGCCATAAAAGCGTATATAGAAGAAAAGGCCCGACTCAAAAGCGATGGCAGGATTGAAGCCTTTGGCTATGGCAGTTCTAAACCACTACGTGAAGAACTTACCGATGAAGATCGCAGGATAAACCGCCGCGTTGAGTTTAAGCTTCTTAAGAGAGAGCAGCAAGCTATTGCAAAATAG
- a CDS encoding LysM domain-containing protein codes for MKTIVHFTSALLVLLFVLTINKAEAVPAVSANILASPAIVADSTYQVQQGDTYYSLSRRFNIPVETLQQWNGPSLKAGQTLYLTEPTSKAVPKAITASTTATPPSTVRKANPSPAQGSTSASANPLPTTAEFKTRQRILVVPFDPYLYFSDADYEIARQSKIPRQNVRQVFRGRLDALMAPKGYETIHLLGGVYRDSVSEMQSLYKSLHYSYQDNKESVFNKQPVVKEKEGSDLLVWAKRQKEKLGIKSPPVASSDAQNDSKHYGVEVKDPNFFSHFNSQYGIDYYVFINQFEVTTNYENCLDRAAMNYERSFLVHYSIYDSSGKLVSGNKVKVPYQSNMNDIHRIASDNLPSMARKVLADLPKAH; via the coding sequence ATGAAGACAATCGTTCATTTTACCAGTGCCCTTTTAGTTCTTTTATTTGTTTTAACGATAAATAAGGCGGAGGCTGTGCCTGCAGTCTCCGCCAATATATTAGCATCACCCGCTATTGTAGCCGATAGTACCTACCAGGTGCAGCAAGGCGATACCTACTACAGCCTCTCCCGCAGGTTTAATATTCCGGTAGAAACGCTGCAACAGTGGAATGGCCCCAGTCTTAAAGCCGGCCAAACCTTATACCTCACCGAGCCGACAAGCAAAGCAGTTCCCAAAGCAATTACGGCCAGCACAACAGCAACGCCCCCTTCAACAGTTCGTAAAGCCAATCCTTCTCCAGCACAGGGCAGTACTTCTGCATCGGCCAATCCTCTTCCAACGACAGCCGAGTTTAAAACCAGGCAACGTATTCTTGTCGTGCCTTTCGACCCGTACCTGTATTTCTCTGATGCCGATTACGAAATTGCCCGCCAGTCTAAAATTCCGAGACAGAATGTGCGCCAGGTATTCAGAGGCCGTTTAGATGCTTTAATGGCTCCGAAAGGGTACGAAACCATCCATTTATTGGGAGGTGTTTACCGCGATAGCGTAAGTGAGATGCAATCGTTATACAAGTCGCTGCATTATAGTTACCAGGATAACAAAGAGTCTGTTTTTAACAAACAGCCAGTAGTAAAGGAGAAAGAGGGCTCTGATCTGCTGGTATGGGCGAAGCGTCAGAAAGAAAAGTTAGGTATAAAATCGCCTCCTGTTGCGTCGTCGGATGCGCAGAACGATTCCAAGCACTATGGGGTAGAGGTGAAAGACCCCAACTTCTTCTCTCACTTTAACAGCCAATACGGCATCGATTATTATGTTTTCATTAATCAGTTCGAGGTAACCACGAACTATGAAAACTGCCTGGATCGTGCTGCCATGAACTATGAGCGCAGTTTTCTGGTTCATTATTCTATCTACGACAGCTCAGGGAAGCTGGTGTCCGGTAATAAAGTGAAAGTGCCTTACCAGTCTAATATGAACGATATTCACCGGATAGCCAGCGACAATTTACCCTCCATGGCGAGAAAGGTATTGGCAGATTTGCCTAAGGCGCATTAA
- a CDS encoding SDR family NAD(P)-dependent oxidoreductase: MNYYFVTGASKGIGKAIAEELLQDANNYVIGVSRTNALAHQNYRYQPLDFSDVAAVEHNLHKIFLAYPDAERLVLVNNAGVLGDIAYVGEEMPNEGFEFVFDVNVVVPAMLMNTFLHTYRQQNCAKVIVNISSGAGKYPVDGWASYCASKAAIDMLSQAVQLEQDKRGTGVKVFALAPGVVDTAMQGQIREADPQKFSAVEKFRNYKQNNDLATPDEVGRKIVKFLNSTDSYQEVILSVRDM, from the coding sequence GTGAACTATTATTTTGTAACAGGAGCCAGCAAAGGTATAGGCAAGGCGATTGCAGAGGAATTGCTGCAAGACGCGAATAACTACGTGATTGGTGTATCCAGAACAAATGCCCTGGCGCATCAGAACTACCGCTATCAGCCACTTGATTTTTCTGATGTAGCAGCTGTAGAACATAATTTACATAAAATTTTTCTGGCTTATCCGGATGCTGAGCGGCTGGTACTGGTGAACAATGCCGGTGTGTTAGGCGATATTGCTTATGTGGGGGAGGAGATGCCGAATGAGGGCTTTGAATTTGTATTTGATGTAAATGTTGTTGTGCCTGCCATGCTCATGAATACGTTTCTGCACACCTACCGGCAGCAGAATTGTGCTAAGGTAATTGTGAATATCAGTTCCGGGGCAGGTAAATACCCTGTGGATGGCTGGGCCAGCTATTGTGCCTCTAAAGCTGCCATTGATATGCTGTCGCAGGCAGTACAGTTAGAGCAGGATAAACGAGGTACAGGTGTAAAGGTATTTGCACTGGCACCAGGAGTGGTAGATACAGCTATGCAGGGGCAGATTCGGGAGGCTGATCCGCAAAAGTTCAGCGCTGTAGAGAAGTTCAGAAACTATAAACAGAACAACGACCTGGCAACTCCGGATGAGGTAGGTAGAAAGATCGTAAAGTTTCTAAACAGCACAGACAGCTATCAGGAAGTAATCTTATCGGTGAGGGATATGTAA
- a CDS encoding DUF6702 family protein yields MKYKILFTVLCLLFTGRYVQAHDYHASITDVTFNSRTQSLEVAVKVFTDDLESALSKRSKSKVTYSSSEQVHKLLSNYLQTVLQFEVEKGKPLPQKFLGSEEDTDVVWLYVEIPVQTAVLPQLFIKNAVLTELFTDQMNVVNVTYKGKVNSALFQKSDGIKKMVL; encoded by the coding sequence ATGAAATATAAAATCCTTTTTACAGTACTGTGCCTCCTTTTTACAGGCCGCTATGTGCAGGCGCATGATTATCATGCCAGCATTACAGATGTTACTTTCAACTCCAGGACCCAGAGCTTAGAAGTAGCCGTAAAAGTTTTTACAGATGACCTGGAAAGCGCCCTGTCTAAAAGAAGTAAAAGCAAAGTGACCTATAGTAGCTCGGAGCAGGTGCATAAATTGCTGAGCAATTATCTGCAAACTGTGCTGCAGTTTGAGGTGGAGAAGGGAAAGCCTCTGCCGCAAAAGTTTCTTGGATCGGAGGAGGATACAGATGTTGTCTGGCTATATGTCGAAATACCTGTGCAGACGGCTGTACTGCCCCAGTTATTCATCAAAAATGCTGTGCTGACAGAGCTGTTCACTGATCAGATGAATGTGGTGAACGTAACCTATAAAGGCAAAGTAAACAGTGCTTTATTCCAGAAAAGCGATGGAATAAAAAAGATGGTTCTGTAA
- the hslU gene encoding ATP-dependent protease ATPase subunit HslU yields the protein MLDSLEHLTPAQIVEELDKYIIGQKEAKRNVAIALRNRWRRMNADENIRREIVPNNILMIGATGVGKTEIARRLAKIADAPFTKVEASKFTEVGYVGRDVESMVRDLVEQSVNMVKTRKKEEVKQKAAEVVEDIILDALIPPIQGRNLAPVNTTADANGMPDSDLELNERTRERFREKIRNGELEDRKIEIRISQSAMPGVGVMGPGMDEASMMNIQEMISGMMPKKTKKRKVTIAEARKILLDEEAAKLIDMDEVKEEAIFKAENSGVIFIDEIDKVASSSKKGSGPDVSREGVQRDLLPIVEGSTVNTKYGVINTDHILFIAAGAFHVAKPSDLIPELQGRFPIRVELQSLTKEDFYQILKFPKNALTKQYEALLAAEGVELSFSDESLDEIAAISYEVNAEVENIGARRLHTVMSRLLNDILFDVPDKIGANAHIVVTREMVLERLSDMVRNRDLSQYIL from the coding sequence ATGTTAGATTCGTTAGAACACTTAACACCAGCCCAGATTGTAGAAGAGCTGGATAAATATATCATCGGACAGAAAGAAGCGAAGCGAAACGTAGCCATTGCCTTACGGAACCGCTGGCGCCGCATGAATGCCGACGAGAACATCCGCAGAGAAATTGTGCCAAACAACATTTTGATGATTGGTGCAACCGGGGTAGGTAAAACAGAGATTGCGCGCAGACTGGCTAAGATTGCGGATGCCCCTTTTACAAAAGTAGAAGCTTCAAAATTTACTGAAGTAGGCTACGTGGGCCGCGATGTGGAAAGCATGGTGCGCGACCTGGTAGAGCAGTCGGTAAATATGGTGAAAACACGCAAAAAGGAAGAAGTAAAGCAAAAAGCTGCCGAAGTAGTAGAAGACATTATCCTGGATGCGCTTATTCCTCCTATTCAGGGGCGTAACCTGGCTCCTGTAAATACTACAGCAGATGCCAATGGTATGCCTGACAGCGATCTGGAACTGAATGAGCGTACCCGAGAGCGCTTCCGCGAAAAGATCAGAAACGGAGAACTGGAAGACCGGAAGATAGAAATCAGGATCAGCCAGAGTGCCATGCCGGGTGTGGGTGTTATGGGGCCAGGCATGGACGAAGCCTCTATGATGAACATCCAGGAGATGATCAGCGGCATGATGCCGAAGAAAACCAAGAAGCGCAAGGTAACCATTGCAGAGGCCCGTAAGATTTTGCTGGACGAAGAAGCTGCCAAGCTCATTGATATGGATGAGGTAAAGGAGGAGGCTATCTTCAAGGCCGAGAATTCGGGCGTTATCTTTATCGACGAGATAGATAAAGTAGCCAGTTCCAGCAAGAAAGGCAGCGGCCCCGATGTAAGCCGTGAAGGTGTGCAGCGTGACTTGCTGCCGATTGTAGAAGGTAGTACCGTCAACACAAAATACGGTGTGATCAATACAGATCATATTTTGTTTATTGCTGCAGGTGCCTTTCACGTGGCTAAACCTTCCGATCTGATTCCGGAGTTACAGGGCCGTTTTCCTATTCGTGTAGAGTTGCAAAGTCTCACCAAAGAAGATTTCTACCAGATTCTGAAGTTTCCGAAAAACGCTTTAACCAAGCAGTATGAAGCTTTATTGGCCGCCGAAGGAGTGGAATTGTCTTTCTCGGACGAGTCGCTGGATGAAATTGCGGCCATCTCTTACGAGGTAAATGCAGAAGTAGAGAATATTGGCGCCCGCAGGCTGCATACGGTGATGAGCCGTTTGCTGAACGATATTCTGTTTGATGTGCCGGATAAAATCGGAGCCAATGCACACATCGTGGTTACACGTGAAATGGTGCTGGAGAGGCTATCCGACATGGTGCGTAACCGCGACCTGAGCCAGTACATTTTATAG
- the lon gene encoding endopeptidase La: MNYTINNFLQNLLLSSASDEDSDVLIPVISTDPEESIPVEQLPDELPILAVRNTVLFPGVVLPITVTRKKSVKLVRKAHKGDKTIGVVAQKNMSSDDPGAEDLYEVGTVAKILKMLVLPDGNTTIIIQGHSRFKIDEITQEDPYLAGKISYCKETFPNKKSKEVKALVQSLKDAAAKILKLNPEIPQEAQVALDNIDSPSFLTHFLSSNLNVEVSQKQALLEVNDGAERGTQLLQLMLREVQMLELKQEIHTKVHTDIDQQQRDYFLRQQIKVLQDELGQEGPDQEIERFRERAAKKKWPEQVEKHFKKEIDKLARLNPQAAEYPVAVNYIEFLLDLPWHEYTKDNFNLKRTKKILDADHYGLEKVKERIIEYLAVLKLKNDMKAPILCLYGPPGVGKTSLGRSIATALGRNYVRMSLGGVRDEAEIRGHRRTYVGAMPGKIISQIKKVGSSNPVIILDEIDKLASDFRGDPSSALLEVLDPEQNHTFMDNYLDVEYDLSKVLFIATANSLDTIQPALRDRMEIIELTGYTMEEKTEIAKRHLVPKQVADHGLQEEDVKMPKATIQKVIEDYTRESGVRNLERKLSRLVRNTAKLKALEEEFNPTIRPEDVVKILGSETFDKEIYQDIDTAGVVTGLAWTSVGGDILFIESILSKGKGKLTLSGQLGDVMKESAITALSYLKAHADLLDIDYRVFDQYDLHIHFPEGAVPKDGPSAGIAIFTSIASVYTQRKVRSRLAMTGEITLRGKVLPVGGIKEKILAAKRAGISDVILCQKNKKDINEIPEQYIKGLTIHYVDRVEDVIKIALLKEKVKTPLDLTVTEEKAKAE; encoded by the coding sequence ATGAACTACACCATAAATAATTTTTTACAGAATCTTCTTCTTAGCAGTGCATCCGACGAAGACAGCGATGTATTAATACCTGTTATATCTACTGATCCTGAAGAGTCGATTCCTGTTGAACAGCTGCCTGACGAGCTTCCTATACTTGCTGTACGCAATACAGTATTATTTCCGGGAGTAGTGTTACCTATTACAGTTACCCGGAAAAAGTCTGTTAAGCTGGTTAGAAAAGCCCACAAGGGAGACAAAACAATTGGAGTTGTTGCTCAAAAAAACATGAGCTCCGACGATCCTGGAGCAGAAGATCTGTATGAAGTTGGTACTGTTGCTAAAATTCTGAAAATGCTGGTGTTACCCGATGGAAACACAACCATTATCATCCAGGGGCACAGCCGTTTTAAGATTGATGAAATTACCCAGGAAGACCCTTATCTGGCTGGGAAAATCAGTTATTGCAAAGAAACCTTTCCGAACAAGAAAAGCAAAGAAGTAAAGGCGCTGGTTCAGTCTCTGAAAGATGCAGCGGCCAAAATTCTGAAGCTGAACCCCGAGATTCCGCAGGAAGCTCAGGTGGCATTGGATAATATTGACAGCCCAAGCTTTCTGACGCATTTTTTATCGTCGAACCTGAATGTTGAGGTAAGTCAGAAGCAGGCTTTGCTGGAAGTAAACGACGGGGCTGAACGAGGCACACAGTTGTTGCAACTGATGCTGCGTGAGGTTCAGATGCTGGAACTGAAGCAGGAGATCCATACAAAAGTACACACCGATATAGACCAGCAGCAGCGCGATTATTTCCTGCGCCAGCAGATTAAAGTGTTGCAGGATGAGTTGGGGCAGGAGGGGCCTGATCAGGAAATTGAGCGTTTCAGGGAGCGCGCAGCTAAGAAAAAGTGGCCGGAACAGGTAGAGAAGCACTTTAAGAAAGAAATCGATAAGCTGGCCCGGTTAAATCCGCAGGCTGCCGAATACCCGGTGGCAGTAAATTATATTGAGTTTCTGCTGGACCTGCCCTGGCATGAGTATACTAAAGACAACTTTAACCTGAAGCGGACCAAAAAAATACTGGATGCCGATCATTATGGGCTGGAAAAGGTAAAAGAGCGTATTATTGAGTATCTGGCTGTTTTAAAGCTAAAGAACGATATGAAAGCGCCAATCCTGTGCCTGTATGGCCCTCCGGGAGTTGGTAAAACATCTTTAGGCCGTTCCATCGCTACAGCTTTAGGGCGTAATTATGTCAGAATGTCACTGGGTGGCGTACGCGACGAAGCAGAAATTCGTGGGCACCGCCGCACGTATGTGGGGGCTATGCCTGGTAAAATTATCAGCCAGATTAAAAAAGTGGGTTCGTCTAATCCGGTTATTATCCTGGATGAGATAGATAAGCTGGCTTCTGATTTCCGTGGCGATCCGTCGTCTGCTTTGCTGGAAGTGCTGGACCCGGAGCAGAACCATACTTTTATGGATAACTACCTGGATGTGGAATACGATCTTTCGAAGGTTCTGTTTATAGCCACAGCCAACTCATTGGACACTATACAGCCTGCCCTGCGCGACCGTATGGAAATAATTGAACTGACTGGCTATACCATGGAAGAGAAAACAGAGATAGCCAAGCGCCATCTTGTTCCAAAACAGGTAGCCGACCATGGCTTGCAGGAAGAAGATGTAAAGATGCCAAAAGCTACCATACAGAAAGTAATTGAAGACTATACCCGCGAATCAGGCGTTAGAAACCTGGAGCGGAAGCTGAGCCGCCTTGTTCGGAATACGGCCAAATTGAAGGCGCTGGAGGAGGAGTTTAATCCTACCATCAGACCGGAAGATGTAGTGAAGATTCTGGGTTCTGAAACATTTGACAAAGAGATTTACCAGGATATAGACACAGCCGGTGTCGTAACAGGCCTGGCCTGGACATCTGTTGGGGGCGATATTTTATTTATAGAGTCTATCCTGAGCAAAGGCAAAGGAAAACTCACGCTTTCCGGTCAGTTGGGAGATGTGATGAAAGAATCGGCTATTACCGCGCTTTCTTATTTAAAAGCGCATGCCGACCTGCTGGATATAGATTACAGAGTTTTTGATCAGTACGATCTGCATATTCACTTCCCCGAAGGAGCTGTGCCAAAAGACGGTCCTTCGGCTGGTATAGCTATTTTTACTTCTATTGCTTCTGTATACACGCAACGGAAGGTTCGCTCCCGACTGGCTATGACAGGTGAGATAACCCTGCGTGGAAAGGTACTGCCTGTTGGCGGTATTAAAGAAAAGATTCTGGCGGCCAAGCGCGCGGGTATTTCCGATGTAATTCTCTGCCAGAAAAATAAGAAAGACATCAATGAAATTCCGGAGCAGTACATCAAAGGACTTACCATACATTATGTGGATAGGGTAGAAGATGTGATAAAAATTGCCCTGCTGAAAGAGAAGGTGAAAACTCCGCTTGACCTGACAGTAACGGAAGAAAAGGCGAAAGCAGAATAA
- the porQ gene encoding type IX secretion system protein PorQ: MGIKKGFLFVLLHLGLALAADAQVGGQRGFTFLELPANAKAAALGGYTVSSYSHDVNMVAANPALLNEQMDRQLSLSYVGYLADINQSNLAYAFNHEKRGRWAVGLNYLNYGDFVQRDATGLEEGTFSVNDYTLSLSHARQSEAFTVGATAKLAVSSMAGNKAVGLLADVGGMFRHPEQDLTVGLVFKNVGYQVKAFDGGERAPMPFDVQLGASFKPEHMPVRLSLTAHHLYQFDIVYLDPDAPGRLDADGNEIKEKATAGDKIARHFAVGTEFIFSNNFQLRAGYNHLRRKELRLENASGGAGFSIGAMLRIRTFELNYSSAFIHPSGAGHYITISTDTGTLFRRSN, from the coding sequence ATGGGCATAAAGAAGGGTTTTCTGTTTGTACTACTACACCTGGGGCTGGCACTCGCTGCTGATGCCCAGGTAGGTGGGCAGCGTGGTTTTACCTTTCTGGAATTGCCCGCTAACGCCAAGGCAGCAGCATTGGGCGGCTATACCGTTAGCTCCTACAGCCACGATGTAAATATGGTGGCAGCTAATCCGGCTTTGCTGAATGAGCAGATGGATCGGCAGTTGTCGCTAAGCTATGTAGGCTACCTGGCAGATATTAACCAAAGCAACCTTGCCTATGCCTTTAACCATGAGAAGCGGGGCAGGTGGGCTGTAGGATTAAATTACCTGAACTACGGCGACTTTGTGCAGCGCGATGCAACTGGTCTGGAGGAGGGTACATTTTCTGTGAACGACTATACCCTCAGCCTGAGCCATGCCCGCCAGAGCGAAGCTTTTACAGTGGGCGCAACAGCAAAGCTGGCGGTTTCCAGTATGGCAGGTAATAAAGCAGTAGGATTACTGGCCGATGTAGGCGGTATGTTCAGGCATCCGGAGCAGGACCTGACAGTGGGGCTGGTTTTTAAAAATGTAGGATACCAGGTGAAAGCTTTTGATGGTGGCGAGCGTGCTCCAATGCCGTTTGATGTGCAGCTTGGGGCTAGTTTTAAACCAGAGCATATGCCTGTAAGGCTGTCTTTAACCGCACATCACCTGTACCAGTTCGATATAGTATACTTAGATCCTGATGCCCCCGGTCGCCTCGATGCAGATGGAAACGAGATAAAAGAGAAAGCAACAGCAGGAGACAAAATAGCCCGGCATTTTGCAGTTGGTACTGAATTTATATTTAGTAATAACTTCCAGTTAAGAGCAGGGTATAACCATTTAAGAAGAAAAGAGCTTCGACTCGAAAATGCTTCAGGTGGTGCCGGCTTTTCAATAGGAGCCATGTTACGTATAAGAACCTTTGAGTTGAACTATAGCAGTGCTTTTATTCATCCTTCGGGAGCAGGCCACTATATAACTATCAGTACCGATACAGGTACCTTATTTAGAAGATCAAACTAA
- a CDS encoding DUF4184 family protein — protein sequence MPFTASHPAIILPLLKLRSKWFSTTGLVVGSLSPDFEYFFRLEAYSEISHTLRGIFLFNLPLSFVLATIFHLYVRDEVVHHLPAFLQRRAYAVKPVRWMSYLKRNWLVFSVSAIIGATSHVFWDDFTNVNGYVQRVLPIIQDGVNVFGKEFIIARLIQHVSTIVGGLIVAAYILSSASKPVRYSVSRLQKVKFWTAVSVLSFSFLVFSALTDLTTDYIKSLAVTLLSGLLLGTLFVSLVARSRRLYPNT from the coding sequence ATGCCATTTACAGCTTCGCACCCCGCTATTATATTGCCGCTTCTAAAGCTTCGCAGTAAATGGTTTTCTACAACAGGCCTGGTAGTAGGCAGCCTTTCACCTGATTTCGAGTACTTTTTCAGGTTAGAAGCCTACAGTGAGATCAGCCATACTTTAAGAGGAATATTTTTGTTTAACCTGCCGCTTTCTTTTGTTCTGGCCACTATTTTCCATTTATATGTGCGGGATGAGGTAGTGCATCATTTACCTGCTTTTTTACAAAGAAGAGCATATGCCGTAAAGCCAGTCAGATGGATGTCTTACCTGAAGCGCAATTGGCTTGTCTTTTCCGTCTCAGCCATTATCGGAGCCACTTCGCACGTTTTTTGGGACGACTTTACCAATGTAAACGGCTATGTGCAACGGGTGCTGCCCATCATTCAAGATGGTGTTAATGTATTCGGAAAAGAGTTTATCATAGCCAGGCTTATTCAGCATGTAAGCACTATAGTTGGAGGCCTCATCGTAGCAGCTTACATCCTTAGCTCCGCCTCAAAGCCTGTACGGTACTCTGTAAGCCGCTTGCAGAAAGTAAAATTCTGGACAGCCGTTTCAGTTTTAAGCTTCAGCTTTCTGGTGTTCTCTGCCCTTACCGACCTCACAACAGACTATATCAAATCGTTGGCGGTAACGCTCTTGAGTGGTCTGCTGCTGGGCACACTCTTTGTTAGCCTGGTGGCCAGGTCCAGAAGGTTGTATCCTAATACGTAA